A window of Phenylobacterium sp. NIBR 498073 genomic DNA:
CGTCGCGACCGGATCTTCCGGACACCGAGGCTCCTTCTCGGGAAGCAGCTGGCATTCCTGCGTCGTGGGCCCGGGGAGCGGCGGGCCGCCGCTGCACGAGGCGAGGATGAGGGCCGCCAGCAAAACAGCGCATCTCATGACGATCGAGCTTCCTCCCCGGACCCTTCTGAAACTCACCCGACCGGACGGCCGATGCAACTTGCGTTCCGCCGCTTTCCCCCTTGCGCCTCGCCCGCTAAGGCTATGCGCATCATGGACGCTAGAATCCGCCCCACAGACGCCCCGTTCCGCGACGCGCGCTATGCGCCGCCGCAGCTGGACATCGAGGAGAGGGGCGGCGGCGAGCTGATCCTGTCCAATCCGACCCCGTTCTCGGGCGAGTTCACCACCATGACCCAGGCGCTGGACCGCTGGGCACGCGAGGCGCCGGGGCGGACCTGGCTGGCCGAGCGGTCGGGCGAGGGCTGGCGGCGGACCAGTTTCGGCGAGGCGCGCGAGCAGGTGCGGGCGATCGCCGGCGGCTTGCGCGAACTGGGCGTGGTCGGGACGCGGCCGCTGCTGATCCTGGCGCGCAACGGCATCGACCATGGGCTGGTCGGCTACGCGGCGATGAGCCAGGGCATGCCGATCGCGCCGGTCTCGCCGCAGTACGGCCTGCCGGGCGCGAACCTGACGCGGCTGGCCCATGCGGTCGAGGTGCTGAACCCCGCGGCGGTCTACACCGAGGACGCCAGCCTGTTCTCCGAGGCGCTGGAGGCGCCGTTCCTGGCCGGGCTGCCGGTGATCGCGGGCAAGAACCCGCGGCCGGGCGACGTGCCGCTGGCGCGGCTGCTGAGCGCGGCCGGCGTCGAGGCCACCGCCCAGCCTGACGACCACGCCAAGTACCTGCTGACCTCCGGCTCGACCGGCCTGCCCAAGGCGGTGATCTGCCTGCATCGCGGCATCGCGCTGAACTCGGCGCAGATCGCCGCCTGCTACGCCGACGACGAGCCGCCGGTGATGGTCAACTCGGCCCCCTGGAGCCACAGCCTGGGGGCCAACTCGATCCTGCACATGGCGCTGCATCGCGGTGGAACGTTGCATATCGACGCCGGCCAGCCGGTGGCCGGGCGGTTCGGCGAGACGCTGCGCAACCTGAAAGAGGTGGCGACCACCTATCACAACATGGTCCCGGCCGGCTGGATGCTGCTGGCCGGCGAGCTGGAGCGCGACGAGGATCTGGCGCGGACCTTCTTCGAGCAGGTGCGGGTGCTGCAGTACGGCGGCGCGGCCCTGGGCCAGGACGCCTGCGACCGCATCCAGGCCGTCGCGGTGGCGAGCGTCGGCGAGAAGATCAGCTTCGCCTCGGGATATGGCGCGACCGAGACCGGGCCGACCGCCTGCAACGTCCACTGGCGCAACGACCGCATGGGGCTGATCGGCCTGCCGGTGCCGGGCACTTCGGTCAAGCTGACCCCGGCGGCGGGCAAGCTGGAATTCCGGGTGAAGGGGCCGCAGGTCTCGCCCGGCTATCTGGGACGCCCGGAGCTGTCGGCGCAGAGCTACGACGCCGACGGCTTCTACCTGCTGGGCGATGCGGCGCGGTTCGTGGACGAGGCCAGCCCGAAGGCGGGCCTGGCCTTCGACGGGCGCATCTCGGAGAACTTCAAGCTGGCCAGCGGCACCTTCGTCACGGTCGGCGACCTGCGGGTGAGGGCGGTCTCGGCGGTGGGCGACGCGGTCACCGACGCGGTGGTCTGCGGCGAGGGCCGCGAGGCGGTCGGGCTGCTGTTCTATCCGAACCCGAACATGGACCGCGCGGCGATCGAGGCGGCGGTTCGGGCCGGGATCGAGCGCTTCAACGCCGGGGCCAAGGGCTCGGGCGGCAAGGTGGCCCGGGCCCTGGTGCTGGCCACGCCGCCGGACGCCAACGCCGGCGAGATCACCGACAAGGGCTATATCGCCCAGCCCGTCGCCCGCGCGCTGCGGGCGTCCGAGGCCGAACGACTGTTTTCCGATGCTGCTGATGTGATGGTGTTCTGATGAACGGCGCCGACGCCCTGATTACCACCCTCGTCGAAAACGAGGTCACCGCCTGCTTCGCCAATCCCGGTACCAGCGAGATGCAGTTCGTCGCCGCGCTGGACCGTGAGCCGAAGATGCGGCCGGTGCTGTGCCTGTTCGAAGGCGTGGCGACGGGGGCGGCGGACGGCTATGGCCGCATCGCCGAAAAGCCGGCCTGCACCCTGCTGCACCTGGGTCCCGGCTACGGCAACGGGCTGGCGAACCTGCACAATGCGCGGCGGGCGTTCACCCCGGTGGTCAACGTGATCGGCGACCACGCCACCTATCACCGCCAGTACGACGCGCCGCTGAACTCGGACATCCCGACCATCGTCGGCCCCAACTCGCTGTGGGTGAAGTCGGCCGACAGCCCCGACACCGTCGCTGAGCTGACCGCCGAGGCGGTGACCGCCAGCTACGGCCCGCCGGGCGGACCGGTCAGCCTGATCCTGCCGGCCGACTCGGCCTGGCTGGAGACCGCCAAGGGCGCGGTGAAGGCGAGCGTCCCGACCCGCGCGGCCCCGGCCGGCGGCGTGGTCGAGGACGTCGCCAGGAAGGTCCGCGCGGCGGCGAAACCCGTCGTGCTGCTGGGCGGGCAGGGGACCAGCGCCAAGGCCCTGGAACAGGCCGCGCGCCTGCAGGCCGCCGGCGTGCGGGTGATGGCCGACACCTTCTGCGCGCGCCAGCCGCGCGGGGCCGGCGTCTTCCAGCCGGCGCGGATGCAGTATTTCGGCGAGGCGGCGCTGGCCGACCTCGAAGGCACGGACCTGATGGTGTTCGTCGGCACCGTGACGCCGGTGGCGTTCTTCGCCTATCCCGACCGCCCCAGCGTGCTGGTCCCGGAAGGCTGCGAGACCATGACCCTGGCGCAGCGTTCGGAAGACGCGGTCGCCGGCCTGGCGGCGCTGGCCGACGCTTTGGGCGCGCCGGCGAGCGGCCCGGCCCAGCCCTACAAGGTGGCGGGCGCCGCCCCGACCGGGCCGCTGACCCCGCAGTCGGCGGGCGTGTCGGTGGCGCGCCACCTGCCGGAAGGCGCGATCATCTGCGATGACTCGGTGACCTCGGGCGGCGGCATCGCCGTGCCCTGCGCCACCGCCAAGGCGCACGACGTGCTGGCCCTGACCGGCGGGGCGATCGGCATCGGCGGCCCGCTGGCGATCGGGGCGGCGGTCGCCGCGCCGGACCGCAAGATCGTCTCGCTGAACGGCGACGGCTCGGCGATGTACACGGTGCAGTCGCTATGGACGATGGCGCGCGAGAACCAGGACGTGACGGTGGTGGTGTTCGCCAACCACTCCTACCGCATCCTCAACATCGAGATGGGCCGCACCGGCTCGGGCAATCCGGGCCCGTCGGCCAGCAAGCTGCTGGACCTGGGCGATCCGAAGATCGACTGGGTGTCGCTGGCCAAGGGCCTGGGCGTGCCGGCGGTGCGCTGCGAGACGGCCGAAGAGTTCGACGCCGCCTTCGCCAAGGCCATGGCCGAGCCGGGGCCGAAGTTCATCGAAGCGGCGATCTGAGCCGGGCGACGGAGGCTCCCCCTCCGGGGGGGCTTGACCTCAAGTGTGGTCCAGAGCCGAAGAGTCCGCCTATGTGCTGGACCGCGATGTCGGCTTTCGCGAAAGGCGCCACCTCAAGACCCGTCGTCGCCGGGCGCCGGGCGCACGGCCGCCCTGGAGTCGGCGCCCGGCGACGACGGGTCAGAGGCCGCGACCTTGTTCGCGCGTCTTCCACAGGGACCAGCCGATGCCCGCGAAAAGCAACGCCGCAGTAATGGCCAGCGAGACCGGCGCGGGAAATTTCTCCCAGCCCATCATCTCGGCGAAGAACACCTTGCCGCCGATGAACACCAAAAGCGCCGCCAGCGCATGCTTCAGGTAGGCGAAGCGCGCCACCACCGCCGCCAGGGCGAAATAAAGGGCGCGCAGCCCAAGGATGGCGAAAATGTTTGAGGTGTAGACGATATAGGGATCGGTGGTGATTGAGAAGATCGCAGGCACCGAGTCGACCGCGAACACGACGTCGGCCAGTTCGACCATGATCAGCGCCATGAAGAGTGGCGTGGCGAACCAGACTAGTTTTCCCGTCCGGCCAGGCTGTTTCACGAAAAAGCGCGAGCCGTGAAGTTCGGGAGTGACCCGGATGTGGCGCACCAGCCAGCGGTAGACCGGGTTGTCATGAGGATCCTCTGGCGCCTTGTCGGCAAAGAACATCTTTGCGCCCATCACAACCAGGAAGGCCGCGAAGATGAACAGCATCCACTCAAAGCTGGCCACCAGGGCCGCGCCGAACCCGATCATCACGCCGCGCAGGACGATTACGCCCAGGACGCCCCAGAACAGCACCCGGTGCTGATAGGCTCGCGGCACGGCGAACGCCGCGAAGATGGTCGCGATGACGAATATGTTGTCTAGCGCCAGGCTCTTCTCGATCAGAAAGCCAGTGATGTACTCAATGCCGGACTCGCGGCCCAGCTGATGCCAGACCCAGCCTCCGAAGGCCAAGCCGAGACTGAGATAGCCGGCTGATAGGAACAGACTCTCTCGCACCCCGATTTCGTGCTGGTCCCGGTGCAGAATCCCCAAATCCAGGGCGAGCAGAGCGATGACAAGGCCGGCGAACGCCAGCCACATCCACAAGGGCTGACCGAGGACGGCCGCCGTAAGCATGTCCATGATGTGAGCTCCCGAGGGCGCGGGCGGCGCATTCGGCGCCGCCCGGCAAGGCTAGTGACGCGAGCGTACGGGAATGGGCGCCAGCGCCAGTTTGGCGCGGCCCATCGCGCGTCGACGCTCATCGCGGTCCTGCAGCAAGGCGCTTGCGTCGGCTCGATGCGAAGGCTCCTGCCGGATGCTGCAGATCAGGCGTAGAAGCCGACGATAGCGGTGGCGCAGGCGCCAGATTTGGATGTTTGTCATGTGCTCCTCCTGGTTGGAGGCGCGCCCGGAAACCGTCAGGCAAGCGGGAATAGCAACGGACCCCAGGGCGCACCTGTGCGGTCCGACATCACGATCGCCGTTGATCGTCAGAGGGGCCCGGTACCGCGCGTTTCAGATTGGTGCGCCATGCAGGTTTCGCAAGAGACCTCAGAGCGAAGGCGACAAGGCGTATTTCAGCCGGTCCTAACCAAGACGGCGCAAACTCTCGCGCACCGAGTGAACGTTCGCTGCCCCCTTCTCAGTCCTACAGGTGAGGGCCCCGCAGAGTTGGCTCAGTTTCCGGAGTCGTCCCGATCCTGGTGGACGAGCAGCTTGCGGTTCATGCCGTCACTGTAGGTGATCGCGCCGTCGCCGCGTTCGGCAAAACTCAGACCCAGCCGGTCGTCGGCGACGAAGTCGTCGATCACAGACCAACCAGCCGCGCCCTCCGCGATGGCCACGTAACGGCTCTTGCCTGCCCGCGGAATTTCGAAGACGAGCACGCGCCATTCGCGCTGACCCGTCGACGCCCTGGCCTGTAGCGACCGCGAGCCATAGCCCGGGAACTTCAACTCCAGGACGGCGGAGAACGCTTCCTCACGATCGGCGAACCGCTTGGGCAAGCGCGCCTGGGTCATCAGGCGCTCGACGTGTGCGTTTTCAGTTGGATCGATATTGTTCGGATCCTGCTGGTAGTCCTCATAGGAGGACGAGTAGTCGCGCGACAGGCGCACAACCTCGCCATCGTAAATCACCGATCGCCCGTCGTCGCTTATCTCCACGCGCGGAGATCGCTCGGGCGACGCGGCTTCGGCGAGACCCGCAGAGGCGCCGATCGCCAACGCGCCCAATACAATCTTGAGGAGGCCCCGCATCACGCGAGACTAGAGGTGGAGGTTGCGGACGACAACGCCTGCCTTGGGGGGAGGCGCGGTCCCGCTACGTCTCGTCGCCGCCGCTGATCCAGCTTCCCCGACGGGAGGAGGCAAGGGCGTTCGGGGTGCTGCTTGCTGCAACTGCGAACAGGTCTGCGCCAGCCGCGGCAGGGGATTTCCGCCGCTCGGCTATGATCCGCCCAGCTTCACATTTTTCATCACAATCGGAAATATTGCGTCGCACCATTGATTTTGTGTGCGTCGCAGCATAGATAGGCTTCAGCATTTGGAGGCGATCATGCTGTTTGCTGAATACGAAAACGTCGAAGGCCAGCTGGCTTTCTACCGCGCGGTCAACGCGTTCGTGAGCAAGGTCGTGGCGCGCCTGCGCGGCGACGCCGAGCACCTGCTCTCGCACGCCTAGGGCGCGCCCCCCGAACTGACGAGAAAGGCCCGCGGAGCGATCCGCGGGCCTTTTCGTTTGGGCTTTCCCGCCGTGTCATCCCGGTTTCGGCGCAGCCGAAGACCGGGACCCATTCGCGCCCGGGTTCGTCGAGTTGGCGAGGCGCGAGCCATTTGCTGAACCATCCGGTGTTCATGGATCCCGGTCTTGCTTCGCAAACCGGGATGACAGGGGAGGGGATGACACCCTTGGGGCGAGGTGACAGAGCTTGGGCATGAAGACGCTCATCGATCCGCGCAATGCG
This region includes:
- a CDS encoding acetolactate synthase large subunit is translated as MNGADALITTLVENEVTACFANPGTSEMQFVAALDREPKMRPVLCLFEGVATGAADGYGRIAEKPACTLLHLGPGYGNGLANLHNARRAFTPVVNVIGDHATYHRQYDAPLNSDIPTIVGPNSLWVKSADSPDTVAELTAEAVTASYGPPGGPVSLILPADSAWLETAKGAVKASVPTRAAPAGGVVEDVARKVRAAAKPVVLLGGQGTSAKALEQAARLQAAGVRVMADTFCARQPRGAGVFQPARMQYFGEAALADLEGTDLMVFVGTVTPVAFFAYPDRPSVLVPEGCETMTLAQRSEDAVAGLAALADALGAPASGPAQPYKVAGAAPTGPLTPQSAGVSVARHLPEGAIICDDSVTSGGGIAVPCATAKAHDVLALTGGAIGIGGPLAIGAAVAAPDRKIVSLNGDGSAMYTVQSLWTMARENQDVTVVVFANHSYRILNIEMGRTGSGNPGPSASKLLDLGDPKIDWVSLAKGLGVPAVRCETAEEFDAAFAKAMAEPGPKFIEAAI
- a CDS encoding feruloyl-CoA synthase, with product MDARIRPTDAPFRDARYAPPQLDIEERGGGELILSNPTPFSGEFTTMTQALDRWAREAPGRTWLAERSGEGWRRTSFGEAREQVRAIAGGLRELGVVGTRPLLILARNGIDHGLVGYAAMSQGMPIAPVSPQYGLPGANLTRLAHAVEVLNPAAVYTEDASLFSEALEAPFLAGLPVIAGKNPRPGDVPLARLLSAAGVEATAQPDDHAKYLLTSGSTGLPKAVICLHRGIALNSAQIAACYADDEPPVMVNSAPWSHSLGANSILHMALHRGGTLHIDAGQPVAGRFGETLRNLKEVATTYHNMVPAGWMLLAGELERDEDLARTFFEQVRVLQYGGAALGQDACDRIQAVAVASVGEKISFASGYGATETGPTACNVHWRNDRMGLIGLPVPGTSVKLTPAAGKLEFRVKGPQVSPGYLGRPELSAQSYDADGFYLLGDAARFVDEASPKAGLAFDGRISENFKLASGTFVTVGDLRVRAVSAVGDAVTDAVVCGEGREAVGLLFYPNPNMDRAAIEAAVRAGIERFNAGAKGSGGKVARALVLATPPDANAGEITDKGYIAQPVARALRASEAERLFSDAADVMVF
- a CDS encoding TerC family protein gives rise to the protein MDMLTAAVLGQPLWMWLAFAGLVIALLALDLGILHRDQHEIGVRESLFLSAGYLSLGLAFGGWVWHQLGRESGIEYITGFLIEKSLALDNIFVIATIFAAFAVPRAYQHRVLFWGVLGVIVLRGVMIGFGAALVASFEWMLFIFAAFLVVMGAKMFFADKAPEDPHDNPVYRWLVRHIRVTPELHGSRFFVKQPGRTGKLVWFATPLFMALIMVELADVVFAVDSVPAIFSITTDPYIVYTSNIFAILGLRALYFALAAVVARFAYLKHALAALLVFIGGKVFFAEMMGWEKFPAPVSLAITAALLFAGIGWSLWKTREQGRGL